CCGTCGCTCCTGGGATCGACGGCTTTGCTACCCCTACCTCCTCTGCCGCCGCTGCGCCCAGCGCGTCGACCGCTCCGGCAGACCCGTAAACTGAAAGCGCTTCGCCTAATATCGCACAATGAAGCGCCCGCGAAATCCCTGGCGGACGCGGAAGCATTGCGGTGCGTTGCGGTGTGCAGCGAGGGCCGGAGGGTCGAGCGCCTCTGCGGGCTGGCATGGAGGCAAAAACGGGGCGGCCAGCAAGGCCGCCCCGCACGCACCAACCTCTCCCCGCCAGCTTCACCCCTTCCCGCCGTACGAGTAGTAGTAGTAACCGCCGTACGAGGGCACCTTGGCGTCCGGGTCGTTGAGCACGGCTCCGAGCACGCGTGCGCCGACGGTGCGGAGCTGCTGCAGCGCCTGCTGGGCGGCGCCGCGATCGGTGTGGCCGGCGCGGATCACCAGGATCACCCCGTCGGCCAGGCGGCCCAGCACGGAGGCATCGGCGGCGGCGAGGAGCGGCGGGGTGTCCATCAGGATCAGGTCGAACCCCTCACCCAACTGCTCCACCACCTCGCGCATCCGCGGTCCACCCAGCAGCTCGGAGGGGTTGGGGGGGAGCGCCCCCGCCGGCAGGACGTGCAGGTTCTCCACCTGCGTGGGCCGGATCACCTCCTCCATCTGGGCGAAGCCCAGCACGAGGTGGGTGAGGCCGGGCTCGCGCGGGATCCCGAAGACGTTGTGCAGCCTCGCCTTGCGCAGGTCGCAATCGATCAGCAGCACCCTCATCCCCTGCTGGGCGAAGGTGACCGCCAGGTTCGCCGCGGTGGTCGTCTTGCCCTCCGCCGGGGCCGAGCTGGTGACGACCAGCTTGCGGATGCTCTGGATCGCCTGCGAGAAGATCAGGTTGGTGCGCAGGGTCCGGTACGCCTCGGAGCCGGGGTTGCGGAAGTCCGTCACGGTGACCAGCTCGCGCAATCCAGCAGCGCCATTGCGGTATTCGCCCACTTCACCATCGGGTCCCTTCCCGTTCCGGGAGCCGTGCCCGTCGGAGCCGCCGTTCCCGCCGAGCAGCCCCGCGGGCAACCAGAGCCGTGGTCCGGAGCTGGTCGAGCCCGCGAACTGCGGGATCACCGCCAGCCCCGGCACGCGCAGCACCGACTCCAACTCCTCGCGGCGCTGGATGGCGGTGTTGAGGTGCTCCTTCAGGAAGGCGGCGCCGCTGCCCAGCATGAGCCCGAGGATCAGCCCGAGGGCGAGCTTGAGAGGTCGCCCGCTACCGATGGGCTCGGTGGGGGCGACCGCCAGGTCGATGATCTCCACCTGCCCGGCCTCCACCGCCTCCGCGATGCGGGCCCGCTGGTACTCCTCCCGCAGCTGGTCGGCGACCTTGCCGATCGCCTCCACCCGCTGCAGCAGCCGCACCTCTTCCGCGCCACTGACCGGGAGCGACTGCAGCTCGGCGAGGTTGCGCGCCTTGAGGTCGTCCAGCGCGGCGATGCGCGCGTCCAGCGTCTGCACGTGGCTTGAAACCGCGTCGATCAGCCGGTCCCGGATCGAGCCGATCATCAGCCGCACGCGCTGCACGTCGGGGTTGGTCTCGGCCTTCGACCAGGCGCCGCTGGTGAGCGAATCACGCTCGGCCTCCAACCGGACGAGCTGGTTGAACAGCCCCGCGATGACCGGATTCTCCGCGATCTCCGGGCTGGCGACGAGCGAGCCGAGACGTCCGCCGGAACTCTCTCCGTCCGAGAGGGCGGCGAGCAGCGATCCGAGCACCTGTCGGTCCGCGGTCAGCTCCTCCCGGCGCATGTCCAGGTTCATCAGCCCGACCTGCTGCGCGGCGAGCTTCTCCTGCGAGCTCGCGACCCCTTCGCGCTGCTGGAAGTTGGTGAGCGCGACCTGGGCCAGGGTGAGCGCGGAGTCGGTCTGGGCGAGCTGCTCCTCGAGGAACTCGCGCCGCCGCCGCGCCTGCTGCTGCGAGGTGCGGGCGCTCTGGGCCTGGAAGACCTCCACCGCCGTGTTGGCGATCCGCTGCGCCCAGCGCGGGTCGGTCGCGGTATAGGAGACGTCGATGACGTCAGTCCCCTCGCGGATGATGGCGTTGAGGTTCTCGAGGAAGCGCTCGATCCCTTCCGCACGGGTGAGGACCTCGAGCTCCGCCTCGTCCGTCTCGGGCCGCTGGGGCACGGTGAACTGAACCCCTGAGAGGAGGACCGGATCGCCGTACGTGGCGACGACCTCCCCCCGCTGGCCTCGCACCCGCACCCGCGCCTCCTCGAAGATCAGGCGCAGTGTGTCCGTGGTGGTCGGCTCCGCGATCCGGATCTCCTCCAGGCTGCCCACTGAAAAATCCGGCGTGCTGGAGACGAGGCGAACCCCCGTGCGCTCGACCACCTCCTCCGCGACCCCACGGCTGCGCAGCACCTGGATCTGCGAGAGGATCGGATCCACCGTCTTGCCGATCACCATCGCTTCCATGGCGTCGGCGGTGGAGATCCCGCCGGTCATTGCCCGCATCTCGTCCTTGAGCCGAAGCACCGCCGTCGCACGGTACTGCGGCGCCTGCCGCAAGACGATGAAGGCGGTCACCGCCAGGCAGGCCGCCGCGATTCCCAGCACCAGCACCAGGTGGCGCCGCAGCACAGCTAGAAGCTCCCGGAGATCGATCATCTCCTCCTCCGGCTCCTGCGGCGAGTAGCCGGTAGCGGCCGGGGGTGGATTGCGGGGGCCGAGTGGCTGCGGCGCGTACGGAGTCAGATCGGACATCCTGAAAAAGATTGAGTCCTAGCGCGTGAGGACGGCGATCAGCG
This genomic window from Longimicrobiaceae bacterium contains:
- a CDS encoding polysaccharide biosynthesis tyrosine autokinase gives rise to the protein MSDLTPYAPQPLGPRNPPPAATGYSPQEPEEEMIDLRELLAVLRRHLVLVLGIAAACLAVTAFIVLRQAPQYRATAVLRLKDEMRAMTGGISTADAMEAMVIGKTVDPILSQIQVLRSRGVAEEVVERTGVRLVSSTPDFSVGSLEEIRIAEPTTTDTLRLIFEEARVRVRGQRGEVVATYGDPVLLSGVQFTVPQRPETDEAELEVLTRAEGIERFLENLNAIIREGTDVIDVSYTATDPRWAQRIANTAVEVFQAQSARTSQQQARRRREFLEEQLAQTDSALTLAQVALTNFQQREGVASSQEKLAAQQVGLMNLDMRREELTADRQVLGSLLAALSDGESSGGRLGSLVASPEIAENPVIAGLFNQLVRLEAERDSLTSGAWSKAETNPDVQRVRLMIGSIRDRLIDAVSSHVQTLDARIAALDDLKARNLAELQSLPVSGAEEVRLLQRVEAIGKVADQLREEYQRARIAEAVEAGQVEIIDLAVAPTEPIGSGRPLKLALGLILGLMLGSGAAFLKEHLNTAIQRREELESVLRVPGLAVIPQFAGSTSSGPRLWLPAGLLGGNGGSDGHGSRNGKGPDGEVGEYRNGAAGLRELVTVTDFRNPGSEAYRTLRTNLIFSQAIQSIRKLVVTSSAPAEGKTTTAANLAVTFAQQGMRVLLIDCDLRKARLHNVFGIPREPGLTHLVLGFAQMEEVIRPTQVENLHVLPAGALPPNPSELLGGPRMREVVEQLGEGFDLILMDTPPLLAAADASVLGRLADGVILVIRAGHTDRGAAQQALQQLRTVGARVLGAVLNDPDAKVPSYGGYYYYSYGGKG